The nucleotide window CATTTTCAATGAACAATCAAACTCCCATCAAAGAAGTGCTTAAACCTTGGGGCAAGGAACTCTGGTTTGCCGTCGAGCCCGAATATGTAGGGAAAATCCTCTGCCTCAAAAAAGGCCACCGCTACTCTTTGCAATACCACGAAAAAAAGAAGGAGACGCAATACCTCATGAAGGGCAAAATCAAATTCTACCTGGGCAACAGCGTGGATGCACTCGATGAAATCATTCTGAACCCCGGCGACAAACTGGACGTGCACCCCGGTGTGATCCACCGCGCGGAAGCCTTGGAAGACTCCGAAATTTTCGAGGTCTCCACGAACGACTTAGACGACGTTGTAAAACTGTCAGACGACTACGGCCGTAGCGGCAAAGGCAACGATTTTGAAAACGATGCAAGCTTGGCTAGAAAGTCAGAGTTATTCAAGCTTTGATAGAAGGTAAATCACAAAGAGACATTTCAAAAGGCTAAAAATCAGCATCGGAAAAGTCACAAGGGGTTCACGCGTAGTTAAATTTGGGAAAACAAATTGGAATAAAATGCTGGAAAATTTGTGAAACATTGCCTAGCACTGCAGGGCTGGTTCGCTCGCCAAATAATCCTCAATTCAAGCCCATGAACTTAGTCG belongs to Candidatus Peregrinibacteria bacterium and includes:
- a CDS encoding cupin; the protein is MNNQTPIKEVLKPWGKELWFAVEPEYVGKILCLKKGHRYSLQYHEKKKETQYLMKGKIKFYLGNSVDALDEIILNPGDKLDVHPGVIHRAEALEDSEIFEVSTNDLDDVVKLSDDYGRSGKGNDFENDASLARKSELFKL